A section of the Gloeobacter violaceus PCC 7421 genome encodes:
- the gyrA gene encoding DNA gyrase subunit A has protein sequence MTTIIPTNLRNEMQRSYLEYAMSVIVGRALPDARDGLKPVHRRILFAMHELGLGPDRPYRKCARVVGDVLGKYHPHGDSAVYDALVRLAQDFSTRYLLIDGHGNFGSVDNDPPAAMRYTECRLTPLTRDTLLADLEAETVDFSDNFDGSQQEPTVLPSRLPQLLLNGSAGIAVGMATNIPPHQLGELVDGVTALLANPNLGIPELMRYIPGPDFPTGGTILGQSGIREAYTTGRGSITMRGVAAIETIQVRGRPDREAIVITELPYQVCKAALIEKIAELVNDKRIDGISDIRDESDRDGLRAVIELKRDAYPRVVLNNLFKLTPLQTNFGCNMLALVNGEPRLLNLKEFLQTFIDFRAEVITRRTHYELRKARERDHILMGMLVALANLESVIALIRAADDTASARAELVNRFELSEAQAEAILQMQLRRLTGMEAGRIEAEHRELIAKIADLSDVLERRERIDQIIRDELLTAKQRLNDPRRTIIEKAEGEIDDADLIANQEMVVLVTEQGYIKRLPVDTFDRQRRATRGKSGARMREDDAVEHFITCCNHDTVLFFTNRGVVYALRGYQIPAGSRTAKGTPVVQLLPIPIEEKVTSIVPVQEFASDEFLVMLTRTGFIKKTALAAFANLRANGLIAIGLEEGDELRWVRRARAEDDILVGSRAGMAIRFRADEEQLRPLGRTARGVKSMELRKGDELVSMDILSCEQRERAEANGECGPWVLVVTADGFGKRVPFSEFRAQNRGGMGVIATKFRDQGDELAALRVVSCEDELMIVTARGVIIRQQSEEISQQSRAATGVRVQRLDEDDTIVGVAVVPESAEDGGSAFAAEEEEEAEA, from the coding sequence ATGACGACGATCATCCCGACCAACTTGCGCAACGAGATGCAGCGCTCCTACCTCGAATATGCGATGAGCGTGATTGTCGGGCGGGCGCTGCCCGATGCCCGCGACGGGCTCAAACCGGTGCACCGGCGCATTCTCTTTGCGATGCACGAACTGGGTCTGGGACCGGACCGTCCTTACCGCAAATGCGCCCGCGTCGTGGGCGACGTGCTGGGCAAGTACCACCCCCACGGCGACTCGGCGGTCTACGACGCGCTGGTGCGCCTGGCACAAGATTTTTCGACCCGCTATCTGCTCATCGACGGCCACGGCAACTTTGGCTCGGTAGACAACGACCCGCCCGCGGCGATGCGCTACACCGAGTGCCGCCTGACCCCCCTTACCCGCGACACGCTGCTGGCCGATCTCGAAGCGGAGACGGTCGATTTTAGCGACAACTTCGACGGTTCGCAGCAGGAGCCCACGGTGCTCCCCTCGCGCCTGCCGCAGCTGTTGCTCAACGGCAGCGCCGGAATCGCCGTCGGCATGGCCACGAATATTCCCCCCCACCAGCTGGGCGAACTGGTCGACGGGGTCACCGCGCTGCTCGCCAACCCCAATTTGGGCATTCCCGAGTTGATGCGCTATATCCCCGGCCCCGATTTTCCGACCGGCGGCACGATCTTGGGCCAGTCGGGCATTCGCGAAGCCTACACCACCGGCCGCGGCTCGATCACGATGCGCGGCGTGGCGGCCATCGAGACGATCCAGGTGCGCGGCCGGCCGGACCGCGAGGCGATCGTGATCACCGAATTGCCCTATCAAGTCTGCAAGGCGGCCCTCATCGAAAAGATCGCCGAACTGGTCAACGACAAGCGCATCGACGGCATCAGCGACATCCGCGACGAATCGGACCGCGACGGCTTGCGGGCGGTCATCGAACTGAAGCGCGACGCCTACCCGCGGGTGGTGCTCAACAACCTTTTCAAACTGACACCCCTGCAGACCAACTTCGGCTGCAACATGCTGGCCTTGGTCAACGGCGAGCCGCGGCTGCTGAATTTAAAAGAGTTCCTGCAGACTTTTATCGATTTTCGCGCCGAGGTGATCACCCGCCGCACCCACTACGAGCTGCGCAAGGCCCGCGAGCGCGACCACATTTTGATGGGGATGCTGGTGGCGCTTGCCAACCTCGAATCGGTGATCGCCTTGATTCGCGCCGCTGACGACACGGCCTCCGCGCGCGCCGAACTGGTGAACCGCTTCGAGCTGAGCGAGGCCCAGGCAGAAGCGATTTTGCAAATGCAGCTTCGGCGGCTCACCGGCATGGAGGCGGGGCGCATCGAGGCGGAACACCGCGAATTGATCGCCAAAATCGCCGATCTCAGCGATGTGCTGGAGCGGCGCGAGCGCATCGACCAGATCATCCGCGACGAGTTGCTGACAGCCAAGCAGCGCCTGAATGACCCACGCCGCACGATCATCGAAAAAGCCGAGGGCGAGATCGACGACGCCGACCTCATCGCCAATCAGGAGATGGTGGTGCTGGTGACGGAGCAAGGCTATATCAAGCGTTTGCCCGTCGACACTTTTGATCGCCAGCGGCGGGCCACCCGCGGCAAATCCGGCGCCCGCATGCGCGAGGACGACGCGGTCGAGCACTTTATCACCTGCTGCAACCACGACACGGTGCTGTTTTTCACCAACCGCGGCGTCGTCTACGCCCTGCGCGGCTACCAGATCCCGGCCGGTTCGCGCACCGCCAAGGGCACGCCCGTCGTGCAGCTTTTGCCCATTCCGATCGAGGAGAAGGTGACTTCAATTGTGCCGGTGCAGGAATTTGCGAGCGACGAATTTCTGGTGATGCTCACCCGCACGGGCTTTATCAAGAAAACGGCCCTGGCCGCTTTTGCCAACCTGCGGGCCAACGGCCTCATCGCCATCGGCCTCGAAGAGGGCGACGAGTTGCGCTGGGTGCGCCGGGCGCGCGCCGAGGACGACATCCTGGTCGGTTCGCGCGCCGGGATGGCGATTCGCTTTCGCGCCGACGAAGAGCAGCTGCGGCCCCTGGGTCGCACCGCCCGCGGGGTCAAGTCGATGGAACTGCGCAAGGGCGACGAGCTGGTCAGCATGGACATCTTGAGCTGCGAGCAGCGCGAGCGGGCCGAGGCGAACGGCGAGTGCGGCCCCTGGGTGTTGGTGGTCACCGCCGACGGCTTCGGCAAGCGCGTGCCCTTCAGCGAGTTTCGTGCCCAGAACCGGGGCGGCATGGGGGTGATCGCCACCAAGTTCCGCGACCAGGGGGACGAACTGGCGGCCTTGCGCGTGGTGAGCTGCGAGGATGAGCTGATGATCGTCACCGCCCGGGGGGTGATCATCCGTCAACAGAGCGAAGAAATCTCCCAGCAGTCGCGGGCGGCCACCGGGGTGCGGGTGCAGCGCCTCGACGAAGACGATACGATCGTGGGCGTCGCCGTGGTGCCGGAGTCGGCGGAAGACGGCGGCAGTGCCTTTGCCGCCGAAGAAGAAGAGGAAGCGGAAGCATAA
- a CDS encoding sugar phosphate nucleotidyltransferase, protein MKAFVLAAGKGTRLRPFTDDIPKPLVPVLNRPVMARVLDLCRTHGFDEVVANLHYKGEKISRHFEDGSQYGVRLDYSWEKELMGTAGGVRRQAEFLGDGTFLVISGDVVTDLDITRLVHFHKAHGAIATMAVKEVGDPSRFGIVVTDAAGQIQSFQEKPAAGTERSNLANTGIYVFEPEVFDWIPEGQFYDFGKDLFPALVEKGAPVFAMGTGDYWSDVGTLGQYLYTHWDLLCHPHLKQRIGKGTVIEPGAILSSHALIGENCHIERGAVVMGYSCIGDGCVVRSGATVFDSIVWAAEQISLTVADELVRSIYGDDKQVALGVPTL, encoded by the coding sequence ATGAAAGCCTTCGTGCTCGCCGCCGGCAAGGGCACCCGCCTGCGGCCCTTCACCGACGACATCCCCAAGCCGCTGGTGCCGGTGCTCAACCGGCCCGTGATGGCCCGCGTGCTCGATCTGTGCCGCACCCACGGTTTTGATGAGGTCGTGGCCAACTTGCACTACAAAGGCGAGAAGATCAGCCGCCATTTCGAGGATGGTTCGCAGTACGGTGTGCGCCTGGATTATTCCTGGGAAAAAGAGCTGATGGGCACGGCGGGCGGTGTGCGCCGTCAGGCAGAATTCTTGGGGGATGGTACTTTTCTGGTGATTTCCGGCGACGTGGTCACCGACTTGGACATCACCCGTCTGGTGCATTTTCACAAAGCCCATGGGGCTATTGCAACCATGGCGGTTAAGGAAGTGGGCGATCCGAGCCGCTTCGGCATCGTCGTCACCGACGCAGCGGGTCAAATCCAGTCATTCCAAGAAAAGCCCGCCGCTGGTACCGAGCGCTCCAATCTGGCCAATACGGGCATCTATGTCTTCGAACCGGAGGTCTTCGACTGGATTCCCGAGGGGCAATTCTACGATTTTGGCAAAGATCTCTTCCCGGCCCTGGTCGAAAAGGGCGCACCGGTGTTTGCGATGGGCACAGGCGACTATTGGTCCGATGTCGGCACCCTGGGCCAGTACCTCTATACCCACTGGGATTTGCTCTGCCACCCGCACCTCAAGCAGCGCATCGGCAAAGGCACCGTGATCGAGCCGGGGGCGATTCTCTCCAGCCATGCGCTGATTGGCGAGAATTGCCACATCGAGCGCGGTGCGGTGGTGATGGGCTACAGCTGCATCGGCGACGGCTGCGTGGTGCGCTCGGGGGCGACGGTCTTCGACAGCATCGTCTGGGCGGCGGAGCAGATTTCGCTTACTGTGGCAGATGAACTGGTGCGCTCGATCTACGGAGATGATAAACAGGTGGCACTGGGCGTACCGACGTTGTAG
- the hemW gene encoding radical SAM family heme chaperone HemW, giving the protein MERQDEANTQIIASTVPHPPCATLPQTCPGRFGELPTAAYLHIPFCRTRCRYCDFAVTVGTEGLIEKYVRFLLAEIALTPSGGQGLDTVYFGGGTPSLLSVEQLGRVLAALREHFGGFAPDAEISLEANPGTFDCKKLTGYRSLGVNRLSVGVQAFQSHLLALCGRSHGLEEVYSSVATVRAAGFENFNLDLIFGLPHQSLADWEFSLSEVLRLEPTHLSLYDLILEEETPFGREFLGGQAPLPGDDDTVAMYLRACERLQGQGYRQYEIANFARPGFRCRHNRVYWDNRPYYGIGNGATGYVRGARVERPRRLHDYFAWVEGGEFPAGAPVMPEEELADTLLLGLRLLEGVEVNALVQRFGHLAVTHQLEALQSALERGLLILYDGRLRLSVPEGLLLSNEVFTLLV; this is encoded by the coding sequence ATGGAACGACAGGACGAGGCGAACACACAGATTATAGCCTCTACCGTCCCGCATCCTCCCTGTGCAACACTTCCTCAAACTTGCCCAGGGCGCTTCGGTGAACTGCCCACCGCCGCCTACCTGCACATTCCGTTTTGTCGCACGCGCTGCCGCTACTGCGACTTTGCCGTCACCGTCGGCACCGAAGGGCTGATCGAAAAGTACGTGCGCTTTTTGCTCGCGGAGATCGCCTTGACCCCGAGCGGGGGCCAGGGATTGGACACGGTCTACTTCGGAGGCGGCACGCCGTCGCTGTTGTCGGTCGAACAACTCGGCCGCGTTCTGGCGGCTCTGCGGGAGCACTTCGGCGGTTTTGCCCCCGATGCCGAAATTTCGCTGGAGGCCAACCCCGGCACTTTTGATTGCAAGAAACTCACCGGTTACCGCTCGCTGGGGGTCAACCGCCTGAGCGTCGGCGTCCAGGCCTTTCAGTCCCACCTACTGGCCCTTTGCGGCCGTTCCCACGGACTTGAGGAGGTCTACTCCTCCGTGGCTACGGTGCGGGCGGCAGGTTTCGAGAATTTCAACCTCGACCTCATCTTCGGTCTGCCCCACCAGAGCCTTGCCGATTGGGAGTTTTCGCTCTCTGAAGTTTTGCGGCTGGAGCCTACCCATCTATCGCTCTACGACCTGATTCTCGAAGAAGAGACCCCTTTTGGCCGGGAGTTCCTGGGGGGTCAGGCGCCCCTGCCGGGTGACGACGACACCGTGGCGATGTACCTGCGCGCCTGCGAGCGGTTGCAGGGGCAGGGCTACCGGCAGTATGAGATTGCCAATTTTGCCCGGCCCGGTTTTCGCTGCCGCCACAACCGGGTTTACTGGGACAACCGGCCCTACTACGGAATCGGCAACGGTGCGACCGGTTATGTCCGGGGGGCGCGCGTCGAGAGACCGCGCCGATTGCACGATTATTTTGCCTGGGTCGAGGGGGGCGAGTTTCCGGCGGGTGCACCGGTCATGCCCGAAGAAGAGTTAGCCGATACGCTGCTGTTGGGCCTGCGGCTGCTCGAAGGGGTGGAAGTGAATGCGCTGGTGCAGCGCTTCGGCCACCTTGCAGTCACGCACCAGCTCGAGGCGTTGCAAAGCGCCCTGGAGCGGGGACTGTTGATACTATACGACGGCCGCTTGCGGCTGAGCGTCCCGGAGGGACTGCTGCTGTCCAACGAAGTCTTCACGCTTTTGGTGTAG
- a CDS encoding S8 family serine peptidase encodes MSLAVSLPLTTSPLLAAERLPVGFQKKVPFAQTQNLLRSSAGRGVVPADSQGRVRAIVQFVEKPTVLMRRGADLRSAEARDYGEQLARLRAARLEQIERLGGRVQSVLSNVLNAAVVEVAQERIPQIRRLAGVKSVRPARVYRPDQSPPGSVGELIGTTALQQAGITGEGVVIAVVDSGVDYTHAALGGTGTVAAYQAAVSGSAPLAVGDSPDFPNAKVIGGFDYLGETWTGNSADPGGLAVTPDPDPVDNKQTDTDFAGHGTAVSSASAGLPLPQSGLAGGTAPGAKVLAYRGCSRISASCEGSALLNSIEAAVAFDVSGAFPGYPNPVRKVINLSLGAAFFDPSVDDLSEAVRNAVEAGVVVVASAGNSGDLPYATGTPGSTETVIGVAASLPPLNIGPGLEVPTLGVTYQLGVAQFGPALTEPLTTTFKLAGSAEINLACSNPPNQNPPAPAEPPIADLSGSTGIADRGDCEFSEKVYNLQQAGALAGLIVNNAPGVLTMAPGAAASLVTIPSFIIDQEQGTTLKAALAGDPGLTATFIPQLSIPNPNFDQIADFSSRGPSPALNRIKPDITAPTNTFEANIGTGNLGAEFGGTSNSAPVTSGVAALVLSKYPAYTPNQVKTALMNSANPQVFADKAAGTVVPIARQGAGRVQADRAANLQTLAFDAADPARPASLSLGYRVFPKSETLTRTVAVQNLSGSAKTYTLSVQPRYPEDAGKGVSFQVPDTLSVPAGQTRTFAVTVNVRSDLLPAGGLDAGLGGNDTAAFSAFEQDGYITIDGGADNTVSLPYLLLPRKGSEVQASSQAGPKAVLVNAGVAATTAQVFNLAGSDPQDLPGPEAGENAINTDIKEVGLRFLPATGDTAETIEFAVSLYRPFTNPRNAPVQIDVDVTGDGIADYFVFNYDLELLTGATTGQNVTYILEAATGLLIADFYTQLNYNAGQLVLPVLAASIGATAETRLQLRAVTGSTALGFFGQTDLAPDSGLYAFTPAKRVTAAAATSVAVPALGTASVDFTVERTNAGASPSDAGLLFVLPDNPLASQTDSLRIAR; translated from the coding sequence ATGTCTCTGGCCGTCAGCCTGCCATTGACGACGTCCCCACTGTTGGCGGCAGAGCGCCTTCCTGTCGGTTTTCAAAAGAAAGTGCCGTTTGCCCAGACCCAAAATTTGCTGCGCTCCTCTGCCGGGCGGGGAGTGGTGCCCGCGGACTCTCAGGGCCGGGTGCGCGCGATCGTCCAGTTTGTCGAAAAACCGACGGTTCTAATGCGTCGGGGCGCCGACTTGCGCAGCGCCGAAGCCAGGGATTATGGCGAGCAGCTTGCCCGGCTGCGCGCTGCGCGGCTGGAGCAAATCGAGCGGCTCGGCGGTCGGGTGCAAAGTGTGCTGTCGAATGTACTCAACGCCGCCGTCGTCGAGGTGGCCCAAGAGCGCATTCCCCAGATTCGGCGACTGGCCGGGGTGAAATCGGTGCGTCCGGCGCGCGTCTACCGTCCCGATCAGAGCCCGCCTGGAAGCGTCGGCGAACTGATCGGCACCACAGCTTTGCAGCAGGCCGGGATCACCGGCGAAGGGGTGGTGATCGCGGTGGTCGATTCGGGGGTCGATTACACCCACGCGGCCCTGGGAGGTACGGGCACCGTCGCCGCCTATCAGGCGGCAGTGAGCGGTTCGGCTCCGCTTGCCGTCGGTGATTCGCCGGATTTTCCGAACGCCAAGGTCATCGGTGGTTTTGATTATCTGGGCGAGACCTGGACCGGTAATTCCGCCGATCCGGGCGGGCTTGCGGTCACCCCCGATCCGGATCCGGTCGACAACAAACAGACGGATACCGATTTTGCCGGTCACGGCACAGCAGTCTCTTCAGCCTCGGCGGGCCTGCCGCTGCCGCAAAGCGGGCTGGCGGGAGGAACCGCGCCCGGGGCCAAGGTGCTCGCCTACCGCGGCTGCAGCCGAATCAGCGCCAGTTGCGAAGGCAGCGCTTTGCTCAACTCAATCGAAGCGGCGGTCGCCTTCGATGTCTCGGGGGCCTTCCCCGGCTACCCGAACCCGGTGCGCAAGGTGATCAACCTTTCGCTGGGGGCGGCCTTCTTCGACCCCTCCGTAGACGATCTATCGGAGGCGGTGCGCAACGCGGTGGAGGCGGGTGTGGTCGTCGTGGCCTCCGCCGGCAACAGCGGCGATCTTCCTTACGCCACGGGCACTCCCGGTTCGACGGAGACGGTGATCGGGGTGGCTGCGAGCCTGCCGCCGCTCAACATCGGACCGGGATTGGAAGTGCCTACTCTGGGTGTCACCTATCAACTGGGCGTCGCCCAGTTCGGCCCGGCGCTGACGGAGCCTTTGACCACCACCTTCAAACTCGCGGGCAGCGCCGAGATCAACCTCGCCTGCAGCAATCCGCCCAACCAGAATCCGCCCGCTCCCGCCGAGCCGCCGATTGCCGATCTGAGCGGCAGCACCGGCATCGCCGATCGCGGCGATTGCGAATTTTCTGAAAAAGTCTACAACCTTCAGCAGGCAGGCGCGCTCGCCGGGCTCATCGTCAACAACGCCCCAGGTGTGCTCACCATGGCCCCGGGGGCGGCGGCTTCGCTGGTAACCATCCCGTCGTTCATCATCGACCAGGAGCAGGGCACCACCCTCAAAGCGGCCCTTGCGGGCGATCCTGGCCTGACGGCCACCTTTATCCCCCAGTTGTCGATTCCCAATCCCAACTTCGATCAAATTGCCGATTTTTCGTCGCGCGGCCCGAGCCCGGCGCTCAACCGGATCAAACCCGACATCACCGCCCCGACCAACACCTTTGAAGCGAACATCGGTACCGGCAACCTCGGAGCGGAATTTGGCGGCACCTCCAACTCCGCTCCGGTGACCTCCGGCGTTGCGGCGCTCGTTCTCTCCAAGTACCCCGCCTACACCCCCAACCAGGTCAAAACCGCTTTGATGAACAGTGCCAATCCACAAGTTTTCGCCGACAAAGCGGCGGGGACGGTGGTGCCCATCGCCCGCCAGGGCGCAGGACGGGTGCAGGCGGACCGGGCCGCCAATTTGCAGACGCTTGCCTTCGACGCCGCCGATCCGGCCAGGCCGGCTTCGCTGTCGCTGGGTTACCGGGTCTTCCCAAAGTCCGAGACTCTGACGCGGACTGTCGCCGTTCAGAACCTGTCCGGCAGTGCGAAAACTTATACCCTTTCAGTACAACCGCGCTACCCGGAGGATGCGGGCAAAGGGGTGAGTTTCCAGGTGCCCGACACGCTCAGCGTACCCGCAGGCCAGACGCGCACCTTTGCTGTCACCGTCAACGTGCGCAGCGACCTATTGCCGGCAGGCGGTCTCGACGCGGGTCTTGGAGGCAACGACACCGCCGCCTTCAGCGCCTTTGAGCAGGACGGCTACATCACCATCGACGGCGGGGCCGACAATACGGTCTCGCTCCCTTACCTGCTCCTGCCGCGCAAAGGCTCCGAGGTCCAGGCCAGCAGCCAGGCAGGACCAAAAGCAGTCCTTGTCAACGCGGGTGTGGCCGCTACCACCGCCCAGGTCTTCAACCTCGCAGGCAGCGACCCGCAGGATCTACCCGGCCCTGAAGCAGGTGAGAACGCCATCAACACGGACATCAAAGAGGTGGGTTTGCGCTTTTTGCCCGCCACGGGCGACACCGCCGAGACGATCGAATTTGCAGTGAGCCTGTACCGGCCGTTCACCAACCCGCGCAATGCACCGGTGCAGATCGACGTCGATGTTACCGGCGACGGCATCGCCGATTACTTCGTCTTCAACTACGACCTGGAACTGTTGACCGGGGCGACCACCGGCCAGAATGTCACCTACATCCTGGAGGCGGCTACGGGGTTATTGATCGCGGACTTCTACACCCAGCTCAACTACAACGCCGGCCAGTTGGTGCTGCCGGTCCTGGCAGCTTCAATCGGGGCCACCGCTGAGACCCGGTTGCAGTTGCGAGCGGTCACCGGCTCGACAGCCCTGGGGTTTTTCGGGCAAACCGACCTCGCCCCCGACTCCGGGCTGTACGCCTTCACACCGGCCAAACGGGTGACGGCCGCCGCGGCCACCTCGGTGGCGGTGCCGGCCCTGGGTACGGCCAGTGTCGATTTCACCGTCGAGCGCACCAATGCCGGAGCCTCCCCCTCGGATGCGGGGCTGCTCTTTGTGTTGCCGGACAATCCGCTCGCCTCCCAGACCGACTCCCTGCGGATCGCCCGCTGA
- a CDS encoding MOSC domain-containing protein has product MATHVSGLFVYPVKSCRGIALEAAELGTRGIRLDREWMVVNERGTFISQRSYVRLALVETALTEARLRLSAPEMGYIEVPLAHEPGPAAEVTVWGDRCAAVDQGEEAARWFGELLKTPCRLVRMAPDWVRPVNPRYAPPGSQVGFADGYPLLVLSEASLADLNTRLAEPLPMDRFRPNLVVTGCEAYAEDTWPAVRVGEVTLRAAKPCVRCKITTIDQQTARPTGEEPLRTLATYRQIDKGQIFGQNMVHASPGRIALGDALEVAALAGPV; this is encoded by the coding sequence ATGGCCACCCACGTCTCGGGCCTGTTCGTCTATCCGGTCAAATCTTGCCGGGGGATCGCCCTGGAGGCGGCCGAACTGGGTACCCGGGGCATCCGGTTGGACCGCGAGTGGATGGTGGTCAACGAGCGCGGCACCTTCATCAGCCAGCGCAGCTACGTGCGGCTGGCCCTGGTCGAAACGGCGCTCACCGAGGCGCGGCTGCGGCTGAGCGCCCCGGAGATGGGCTATATCGAAGTGCCTCTCGCCCATGAGCCTGGCCCCGCCGCTGAGGTGACCGTCTGGGGCGACCGCTGCGCAGCAGTGGATCAGGGCGAAGAAGCGGCCCGCTGGTTCGGCGAGCTGCTCAAGACCCCCTGCCGTCTGGTGCGCATGGCTCCCGACTGGGTGCGGCCGGTCAATCCCCGCTACGCCCCGCCCGGCTCCCAGGTGGGTTTTGCCGACGGCTATCCGCTTCTGGTCCTCTCGGAAGCTTCGCTGGCGGACCTCAATACTCGCCTCGCCGAGCCGCTTCCCATGGACCGCTTCCGGCCCAACCTGGTGGTCACAGGCTGCGAAGCTTATGCCGAAGACACCTGGCCCGCCGTGCGCGTGGGAGAAGTGACCCTGCGGGCCGCCAAACCCTGTGTGCGCTGCAAGATCACGACCATCGATCAACAGACCGCCCGTCCCACGGGCGAGGAGCCCCTGCGCACCCTGGCCACCTACCGGCAAATCGACAAGGGCCAAATCTTCGGCCAGAACATGGTCCATGCCTCCCCCGGCCGGATCGCTCTGGGCGATGCGCTCGAAGTGGCCGCCCTTGCCGGGCCGGTCTAG
- a CDS encoding PIN/TRAM domain-containing protein yields the protein MLDVAIVCLFILAGAGIGFNSIAFLPSSWTANADISGVRWVTLGFGFVFGAALGAVVRSAYRRLERNIREMPTDALLTRSVGLVGGLLLANFLLGPIFLFPFPESLAFIKFLASILASLVFAYLGMTLSDVHGRTLLRRFNLNSLNAGSESGQFRGDARPKIVDTSCIIDGRLEELLGTGFLEGYLVVPRFVLDELQLLSDSADADRRSKGRRGLDILSQLQTGFGERLVLHELDYPKLATVDAKLVRLTQDLEGALVTNDFNLNKVANLQGLTVLNVNDLASVLKPRFLPGDLLQVKVLREGKEPHQGIAYLEDGTMVVIEEGSGHIGEQASVSVTSALQTSAGRMIFARLQNRPVPKA from the coding sequence ATGTTAGATGTCGCCATCGTTTGCCTTTTCATCCTAGCAGGGGCAGGAATCGGCTTTAACAGCATCGCTTTTCTGCCTTCCTCCTGGACGGCAAACGCCGACATCAGCGGCGTGCGCTGGGTGACTTTGGGGTTCGGTTTTGTCTTCGGTGCCGCCCTTGGGGCCGTCGTGCGCTCCGCCTACCGACGCCTGGAGCGCAACATCCGCGAGATGCCCACCGACGCCCTTTTGACCCGCTCGGTCGGTCTGGTGGGCGGTCTGTTGCTCGCGAACTTTCTGCTCGGTCCCATCTTTTTGTTTCCGTTTCCCGAGTCCCTCGCGTTCATCAAATTTCTCGCGTCGATTTTGGCGAGTTTGGTGTTTGCGTACCTGGGCATGACCCTCTCCGATGTGCACGGGCGCACGCTGCTCAGGCGCTTCAATCTCAACAGCCTCAATGCGGGCTCCGAGTCGGGGCAGTTCCGGGGGGACGCCCGCCCCAAAATCGTCGACACCAGCTGCATCATCGACGGCAGGCTCGAAGAATTGCTGGGCACCGGATTTCTCGAAGGCTATCTGGTAGTGCCGCGCTTTGTGCTCGACGAATTGCAATTGCTCTCCGACAGCGCCGACGCCGACAGGCGCTCCAAGGGCCGCCGCGGCCTCGACATCCTCAGCCAGTTGCAGACGGGCTTCGGTGAGCGGCTCGTCCTGCACGAACTCGATTACCCGAAACTTGCCACCGTCGACGCCAAATTGGTGCGCCTCACCCAAGATCTCGAAGGGGCGCTTGTCACCAACGATTTCAACCTCAACAAAGTGGCCAACCTGCAGGGGCTCACCGTCCTCAACGTCAATGACTTGGCCAGCGTGCTCAAGCCGCGCTTTCTGCCCGGGGATCTGTTGCAGGTGAAGGTGCTGCGCGAAGGCAAAGAACCCCATCAAGGCATCGCCTACCTCGAGGACGGCACGATGGTCGTCATCGAAGAAGGCAGCGGCCACATCGGCGAGCAGGCGAGCGTTTCGGTGACCTCGGCTCTGCAGACCTCCGCCGGCCGCATGATCTTTGCCCGCCTACAAAACCGCCCTGTGCCCAAGGCTTGA
- a CDS encoding helix-turn-helix domain-containing protein — translation MNQREFQKRLKALSDAQEGKFGYPFVSLRAIGEAFGLNTEQLTRYIEVEREAGRVVMNPIDEKTEENLPATLPALHLNDPDGTVHAYVSLALKP, via the coding sequence GTGAATCAGCGGGAGTTTCAAAAGCGGCTCAAAGCACTTTCAGACGCGCAGGAAGGGAAATTCGGTTATCCCTTTGTGTCGTTGCGGGCAATCGGCGAAGCGTTTGGGCTGAACACGGAGCAGCTGACCCGCTACATCGAAGTGGAGCGCGAGGCCGGGCGAGTGGTGATGAACCCGATCGACGAGAAGACCGAGGAGAATTTGCCCGCGACGCTGCCGGCGCTGCACTTGAACGATCCCGACGGCACCGTCCACGCCTACGTGAGCCTCGCTCTCAAGCCCTGA